AACCGAATAGTCCTATCTTTTGCACCCCTAATTTATATAGTCATAACGGTTTTCCCGAAAGATATCAAATATTTTTGTTTTCGTATTCATCACATATCAATGCACTTTTTTATCATAATATAAATAATTATCAAAATTCGCAAGACATTTCGCTGCTGTTCTCATACGGCCAGGAACTCTACAATCTGCATGCCAAAATACACGCCCAGTCCTCCGGCGGCTATCACCGCAGCGCTGTATAGGATCAGCATCAGCACATAAACGCGCTCGCTCAATTGCTGCCCCCGGTTCACCGGGTCTTTAATATATCCGTTGCGCACCGCCAGCAGCAGTTCATTGATACAGACCCCAGCCACAATCAGACAAAACACCGCAGCCAAAATCAATCCGATAAAACTTTTTTTATCCATGGTCAAACGCCTCTATGCGGTGAAACACCGGAACCTGTTCCTATTCAGGCGCGTGAGCCCCGGCATGCGGCTCACGGGTATAGCGGTGCAGATGACTTGATCCATACGCATTTTTTCATCCTGCACGGATCGGATAAACCGGATGGCCAGATCCTTGCGTCCGGCTTTGGCGTATACATAGACAAGCGCATCAAACAAATAGCGGGCCGTTCCATAACCGTAGCGGTCCGGTGTGGGAGTAAACCAGACATTCTTGATCGTCAAAGCCTCGGCTTTAGCGAGTTTTGCAAGCTGCAGCGCCTGTCTGTCATCTCCCTTTTTTAGAAATGCGCGCGCCGCACAAATCCGGGTCTCGTTGCGGTGGATCAGGTTCGTATCGGCCATCACTCACCTTTCGATAGATTCAGGAACAGGCGTATTTTGATAGGACAATACGTTCAAAGCAATTGCAAACAGCATCAACGGCAGCAGCGCAATGAGATTATGATCCGGCTGATAAAAAAACATAATCACCGTACCGCCGGATTGGTGAACCAGCATGGCGGTCAGCAGATTTCGACCGGACCGGTTGTACAGGGAATCGATCACAAACGACACCGACAGCATGGAGAGAAATCCATAAAGGCTCGGTTCAATACCAAACGCTATATTCATAGGCTGATGCCACAGCCACCACAGCACGCCGACAACCGCACTTCCGGCCAGCGTACCGAACCGGGACTGCAGACGCGGCAGCGCAAATCCCCGCCATCCAGGTTCTTCCAGCAGCGGACTGGTGAAAAACGCCGTGGCAAAATGAATAAGCATCACCGGAATCACCGCCCACCCCAAATCGGCAGGACCGTCTTTGATAATCTGAAACGATGCATTCGGCTTTAAAGCGTGAATCGCATTCCCGGCAATACGCAGCAGCGGCAGCGCCAGCACGCACAGCGCTAAAAGTCCTTTGCCGGCGCTGCGAATACGCAGGGTTGAAAAAATAGTTTTCAGATGATGGGTTCCGCCGATCCGGTCCAAAATCAACAACGCCAGCAGCGGTCCGGCCGCCCCCAGCGTCGAGAGCAGAATGGTCAGCGGATTAAACGGCGAGCCGCCGACCACCACCCGGGACATGAGCAGCCAGAATGTCCAGGAAATCATAAAGGCAAATCCGTAAAAAACCAGCAACCCATACTTTACCTGTTTCATATAAGCCCTTTATAAACAGGTGAATATCGATTTTATCAATCCGGTTTATCCCTAAACACAGACTTTCAGCCGCCGTCAATTCGCTCTACAAAAATCACTGACATCTTTCTGTCCGGCCTGATTGATGTTATTGATCACCCGGATTGTAAATCACGCCATTTTGTCGAGCATATGTATTCAGCACCCGCACCGCCTCGTCCCGCAATACCCCGCTGATCACCTCGACACCGCGCTCGCGCAGCGACTCGATCCAGTCCGCCGGTTTCGGACCTTCGTCAAAACCGATGGCCTCCACATCCGCTTTGGCCGCGCCGTACACCAACCCGCGGACCCCGGACCACAGCACGGCGCCGAAACACATCAGACAGGGTTCGGCGCTGGAATACAGCACCAGCCGTCCGCTGTGCCGGCTCAGATCAGTACTGCCGCAACCGGCGCTGCGCCGCGGACAACGCCAGTATCTCGGCATGGCACACGGATAAATTCGAGCGTGTCACCAGATTCACTCCGGCTGAAACCAGCTCTCCGGATTCACAGTCAAACACCGCGGCGCCAAAGGGTCCGCCGCTGCCCTGCTCGACATTCTGACGCGCCAAATCAACAACAAAGCCCATGCGCGCCGGATCATCCGGAAACGAGGTGCGGGATTTGACCGCATCGATCAGCCAGCCGGGAAATTTGATATAAAGTTCAATCATAAAATCAGTTATAATGGGTTTGGTAGGGCGGATTCGTTATTCACATCTATACAAAAATGATTTGTTCACAAACCCGCCTATCTTTGATAGCAATATAAAAAAAATAACAGCAAAAACAAGATTTATTGCAACAGCTGCAAAAATGAAAGAGGCACTGCCGTCTTTAATACGGAACCATAATCTTAGACGGATGGGTCGAAAAAACCCCATAACCGTTTTGCCAATCCCCCCTGATACAAACCTATGTTTATCCCAATATCTCCGAAATATATTGCTCAACTTTTGAAATGCAAGGCTGGCCGATATCGCCCTTTCAGGGCTCATAAAAAAAGCATCCAAACGCTTTCACAAAATCCAATCTCATAGTACAACTTTCAGCGAGAACGGCAAAGGATGTCCAGGGGGCACGCGATCCAAGCTTGAAATTATAAAAACAAAGGATTAATTTTTTAAACAGTAAAAGCTAAACCAATCCGGCTTTTCGTTCGAGTGCCCGGTGAGTAATATATATGTCGACCCTCTGAGCGGGGCATAGGTGCCGCAGTCCGGTCAACAGCATATGCGGTTTCACCACATCGTTAGGCCCGAGTCTACTTTCCGCTTGCATCCTGTCTGTCAAATGTGTATTTTCAATCCAGGGCGGTGCAGCCGGCATCGCCGATATGTATAAAACAACACGGGAGGGCGTACATATGGCAACATCCGTTGTGCCGGTAATGGACAAAACCGTTCCGGAATCCAGCCGCGATCCGCTGCGCATTATGATCGAGATCGCTGAAAGCGACACCCTGTCCGATGCGGACAAGACCAACCTGATCGAATATTCAAAACAGCGGTTCAAAAACAGACGGCGCATGGCGTATCTGGCCCTGATGACGCTGCTCGCTTCACTGGTCCTGGTTTTCATGGCCGCGTTCATCGACGGCCTGACCGGTTCCGATATCCTGACCTGCTTTAAAGAAAACGCGTCGCTGTTCATCTGGCTGGAAGGCTTTCTGACCGTCATTGTCGCTGCTTATTTCGGCGTGTCTGCCTGGCGTCCGTCCAGTTGAGTCGCAACGTCTGTAAATTCAGCATGACCGGTCGTAACTGACGGCGGTCTGAACTTCGAGTACAGCAAATCCGTGCAATCGGCTGAGAGTCAGCGAGATAAACAAAAAACTGATAAATCAAAGGCATTTATGCGGGACCTTGCCGATTCTTTCGCAGTGGATGATGAATCGTGACCAAACCCATATCCATGATCAAACCTACGGGTTTCTCTTCTATGAATGCAGCATTCCCAACCGCTTGCAAACGCACAGCGGCTGGACGGTGGAACAGAGCGATCTTGATGCTTTTTTCAGGCAGAATTTGACGGCCAATGGGTTTACCGCAAACGAAATCCACGATTTTATCGACTATTGGTGTCCGCGCCTGGTCGACTATCCGGTTTACGAAATATATCCGCAAACCCGGAAGGATATTGATCCATTGGTCAAACTGCACATCTCAGAACCGCCGCAGACTCTGCTGCGCTTGTACTATTTTTTAGAAAATGGCCCAATCCATTCACTTTTGATACAGCCCCAGATTCTTTCCTTGACAATATCATTTTTTTTCGCATATTAGCGCAAACGTTTGCGCCACATTGTTCTACTTATGAAAAAACCAACCACACTACAAACCATTGCCAGTGACCTGGGCGTTTCGCCCACCACGGTGTCGCGGGTATTGAATCACAAAGCCGATCAATACCGCATCAGTAAGACAACACGCGAGCTTGTTTTCAGCAAAGCGCGTGAGTTGCATTTCATTCCCAATCCGATGGCGCGCGGACTCAAAATGCAAAAAACTCAGACAATTGGTTTGGTGATTCCTGATATTTCCAATCCCTTTTTTGCAAGCATTGCCAAAAGTGTGGAGCAGGAAGCCCGAAAATATAAATACTCGATCATTTTATGCGATTCACAGGAGGATATGGAGACGGAATACGCTTCCTTGTCCCTGCTGGAACAGAGAAAAGTGGACGGTATGATCATTGCTCCGGTCGGATTGCAGGGCGGTGCAATTGAACAAATCCATCATGGCGGCACACCCGTTGTGATCGTTGATCGGTATTTTCCGAACACGGACGTTCCGTTTGTGGGATCAGACAATTACAAGGGTGCGTACCATGCGGTCCAGTACCTGATCAAGGCCGGTCATCGCCACATTGCCTTTATCCAGGGAATTCCCGATACCACTCCCAACATAGACCGCTTGCGCGGTTACCGGGACGCCCTGCAGGCGTCAGATTTGCCATTTAACGATACCTTAATCGTGGGCGACAGTTTCGGTGAAGAAAACGGCTATCTGGAGATGAAAATACTCGCCCGCCATCATCCACGTCCCACCGCTGTATTCGCAGCCAGCAACCTGATATCATTGGGGGCTTTGAAAGCTTTGGCGGAAAAAGGACTTTATGTGCCGGATGATATATCCATGATATCATTCGATGAACAGCCTTATTCCAATCTCCTTAAAACGCCCATGACCACGGTGGCGCAGCAAAATATGGAAATCGGTCAAATTGCCGTCAAGATTCTGTTCAGACAAATCAGCAACACCAAACTGGAATTCAATAAAAATATCACATTATCCACAAAAATGATTGTTCGCGACTCTGTAAAAAGGATCAACCAATCCCTCTAGAAAGTAATATTTCAAAACCATCACGACGAAAAGCATGTAAAGACATGTATATTTATGAATTCACTCAAACAGATGATATAATTGGACTCGATAATCAACCGTTTACACCAACACTTTAACAAGGAGAGTTTATGGTCGTCGTACAATCGTATGCTGTTGCCGTTGTCATGTGTTTTGTGACAATGCTGTGCTGGGGGTCCTGGGCCAACACTCAGAAGCTTGCCAGCAAAGAATGGAAATTTCAGTTGTTTTACTGGGATTATGCACTGGGCGTGCTGTTATTATCCCTGGTTTTCGCGTTTACACTCGGAAGTCTCGGTTCACTGGGACGCAGCTTTCTTCCGGACCTGGCTCAGGCGGATGCCTCTGCGCTCGGATCAGCCTTTTTGGGCGGAGTTGTATTCAATTTTGCCAATATTCTGATTGTTGTGGCCATCGACATTGCCGGTATGGCCGTCGCCTTTCCGGTGGGCATTGGCTTGGCGCTGGTGATCGGCGTGATTTCCAACTATCTGGCGGTACCTGTCGGAAATCCGGTTGTGTTGTTCGGCGGTGTTGGATTTGTCGTGCTGGCGATTGTACTGGATTCGATCGCCTACAAACGTTTATCCAGCGGCAGACAGCAAAGCACGGCCAAAGGACTGCTTTTTTCCGTCATCGGCGGTGTGGCGATGGGATTTTTCTACCGTTTTGTGGCTGCATCCATGTCGGAAAACTTTTTACACCCCCAGGCCGGTAAAATGACACCTTACACTGCTGTGGTCGTATTTGCAGTGGGACTACTGCTGTCCAATTTTCTCTGGAACACCATTCTCATGCGCAAACCCGTGTCCGGCGAACCGGTAAGTTACCGCGATTATTTTAAAAAAGGAAATCCGCGCTTACATTTGATCGGCATTTTGGGCGGTATCATCTGGAGTATCGGCATGTCATTCAGCATCATTGCAGCAGGGGAAGCCGGTTATGCCATTTCCTACGGATTGGGGCAGGGCGCCACCATGATCGCCGCGTTGTGGGGTGTATTTATCTGGAAAGAATTCAAAAACGCGCCCAAAGGCACCACTCCTCTCATCACATTGATGTTTATCTTTTTCTTTGTGGGACTGGGATTGATCATCTGGGCGCGTGTCGCGTGACAAACAACAAAAGGAGATTTTTTTGAACAATCAGCAAACAAATATTGTGGTCATCGGAAGTTCAAACACGGATATGATCATCAAGGTCCCTCACATTCCCGCACCCGGTGAAACCGTACTGGGGGGGGCGATTCTCAACCGCAGCCGGCGGCAAAGGCGCAAACCAGGCGGTTGCGGCAGCGCGTGCCGGTGGAAACGTGGCGTTTGTTGCCAAACTGGGCCGGGATATGTTTGGAGACAAAGCGCTGGAGGGCTTGAAAGCGGATCACATCGACACAGCAGGCGTCAGCAGAGACCCTGAGGCGCCTTCCGGTGTGGCGGAAATCTTTGTTTCGGACAGCGGGGAAAACAGCATTGCAGTGGCATCCGGCGCAAACGCCCGGCTCCAGCCGGATGTTATCAAAAAGGCCGAAGCAAGTCTTGAATCGGCGGACATACTGGTCATGCAGCTGGAGATTCCGTTGCAGACCATACAGGCTGCCGCGGAGCTTGCGCTCAAATACAACCTGACAACCATTCTGAATCCGGCTCCGGCGCAGCCGCTGTCCGATGAGTTGCTGAACACTGTGGATATCATCACGCCGAATGAAAGTGAGACCCGGCTGTTGACCGGAATCGAGGTGCAGGACAATGATTCGGCGCAAAAAGCTGCGGACATTCTGCACGCCAAAGGCATCGGCACGGTTATTATTACGCTCGGGAAGAAAGGTGTTTATATATCCGATCAGAACACAGGTGAACACATTCCCGGTTTTTCAGTCAAGGCCGTCGATACCACAGCTGCGGGAGATGTGTTTAACGGGGCGCTTGCAGTGGGTCTTGCAGAAAAACAACCGCTGCAGAATGCAATCAAATTCGCCAATGCAGCGGCTGCGCTTTCTGTGACCCAGCTTGGAGCGCAGCCGTCAGCGCCGCATCGGGATGCTATACTGAATCTGCTAAAAGGCAAAGAAAACAGTTAAATCTCTTTAAATTTGCTGCCCGGCACATTACAAATCGGACAGGAATCCGGCACATCGCCTTCGACTGTATTGCCGCAGACCGGACAAACATAAACCGGCGTTTCCGGCATATCCTGTCCGTTTTCCACGGCCTCAAGAGCTTTGGAATACAGATCATGATGTATTTTTTCAACAGCCATGGCAAACTCAAAAGACTTTTGTGCCTTTTTCTCCCCGTCCTGTTTGGCCTGCTCTACAAAATCAGGATACATGGTTTGAAACTCATAGCCTTCACCTTCGATGGCGGCCTTGAGATTTTCAATCGTATCATTGATCCCTTCCATCACGCGAAAATGAGCCAATGCATGCACGGTTTCAGCCTCGGCAGCGGCCCGAAACAGTTTGGCCACCTGATGCAGTCCGTCTTTTTCAGCCCTGGCTGCAAAGGCCAGATACATCCGGTTGGCTTGACTTTCACCTGCAAACGCTTCCTTGAGATTATCTTTTGTAGACATAAACGGTCTCCTGTTAAAAGTTGAGTATTTCAAAGGGATATAAAAAAAAGCGTCCGGCCATACGGTTCGGACGCTTTTTTGATTTAGGGGTGGGAAAGTTTTATTCCTGTTCAAGAGCAGCCTGAGCAGCGGCCAGTCGCGCGATCGGCACGCGGAACGGAGAACAGGATACATAGTTCATACCAACTTTGGCGCAGAACTTGACGGATTGAGGTTCACCGCCGTGCTCACCACAGATTCCGACCTTGAGGTCGGGGCGGGTGCTGCGGCCGCGCTGGGTTCCCAACTCAACCAGCTGTCCCACACCTTCCTGATCCAATACCTGGAAGGGATCTTCCTTGAGAAGATTTTTGTCCAGGTAAACCGGCAGGAATTTACCGGCATCATCGCGGCTGTAACCAAAGGTCATCTGGGTCAGATCATTGGTACCAAAGGAAAAGAATTCAGCGCTTTCCGCAACTTTATCGGCTGTCAGAGCAGCGCGCGGAATCTCGATCATGGTTCCAACCATATAGTCGATTTTTTTACCGCGTTCCTCAAACACCTTGTCTGCAGTTTTGGTAATAATATCCTTCTGCAAGTCCAGTTCTGCCTTGGTTCCAATCAGCGGCACCATAATTTCGGGTTTGGCATCAATGCCTTTATCTTTACAGTTGAGCGCCGCTTCAATAATGGCGCGCGCCTGCATTTCTGTGATTTCCGGATAGGTGTTGCCCAGACGACAACCGCGGTGACCCAGCATCGGATTGAATTCAGCCAGTTCATCGACTTTGGCTTTAACTTTTTCCGGAGACACGCCCATCTCTTTGGCCATATCAGCCTGATTTTTCTCTTCATGCGGCACAAATTCGTGCAGAGGCGGATCCAGCAGACGTACCGTCACCGGCAGTCCGTCCATCGCTTCAAAGATACCCTCAAAGTCTTCGCGCTGATAAGGCAGAAGCTTTTCCAGGCCTTTACGGCGGCCTTTTTCGTCTTCAGACAGAATCATCTCGCGCATGGCTTTGATGCGGTCGCCTTCAAAGAACATATGCTCGGTCCGGCATAGGCCGATACCTTTGGCGCCGAAATCACGTGCAACTTTGGAATCATGCGGCGTATCCGCATTGGTCCGCACATGCATTTTCGTGAATTTCTCGGTCAGTTCCATGAGTTTGGCAAACGTACCTGAAACCTCGGGTTCTTTTGTGGCCACTTTACCTTCCAGAACTTCACCGGTGGTTCCGTTCAATGAAATCCAGTCGCCTTCTTTAAAGGTTTTGCCTTCTGCTTCGAATTCGCGTTTTCTATAATTGATTTTAACAGCCCCGGCACCGGAGACACAGCATTTTCCCATACCGCGGGCCACAACAGCGGCGTGAGAGGTCATACCGCCGCGTGCGGTCAGGATACCATTGGCCGCATCCATACCGGCGAGATCTTCGGGAGAGGTTTCAATACGGACCAGAATTACCTCTTCGTCTTTTGCTTTCCATTCCACGGCTTCATCGGCGAAAAAGACCACACGGCCGGTTGCAGCGCCGGGAGATGCCGGCAGACCTTTTCCGATCACAGTGGAATTTTTATATTGATCCATATCAAAAATCGGGTGCAGGAGTTCATCCAGACGGTTGGGAGCGACGCGCATGAGAGCGGTTTTTTCGTCGATAAAACCCTGTTCCATCATTTCAATGGCCATTCGAACCATGGCAGCACCGGTTCGCTTGCCGTTACGGGTCTGCAACAGCCACAATTTACCTTCCTGAATGGTAAATTCCAGGTCCTGCATGTCTTTATAGTGATTTTCCAGCTTTTCTTCAACATCACGCAGCTGTTTGTAAACTTTCGGCATGGTTTCTTCCAGTGACGGGTATTTTTCTTTGCGCTCCTGCTCGGAAATTTCAGCGCGCTCGGCCCATTTTTTCGAGCCTTCCAGAGTAATTTCCTGCGGCGTACGCACACCGGCCACCACATCTTCGCCCTGAGCATTGATCAGGTATTCGCCGTTAAACACATCTTCGCCGGTGGCGGCGTCACGGGTAAAGGCAACACCGGTTGCAGAACTGTCGCCCATATTACCGAAAACCATGGACTGCACATTCACAGCCGTTCCCCAATCGCCGGGGATGCCGTTCAGTCTGCGGTAAACAATGGCTCGTTCATTCTGCCAGGACCCAAACACAGCGCCGATAGCGCCCCAAAGCTGTTCCCACGGATCGGTCGGAAAATCCTGGCCGGTTACGCGTTTTACAGCCGCCTTGAACTCTTTAACCAGATCTTTAAGATCATCCACTTTTAGCTGGGTGTCCAGTTCAACGCCTTTTTTCTCTTTCATATTTTCGATAATTTCTTCAAAAGGATCAATATCCTCTTTGCTTTCCGGCTTCATGCCCATCACCACATCACCGTACATCTGTACGAAACGACGGTAGGAATCCCAGGCAAAGCGTTCATTACCGGACTTTTTTGTCAAACCGACAACCGCATCATCATTGATTCCCAGATTCAAAACCGTGTCCATCATACCCGGCATGGAAACGCGGGCGCCGGAACGAACAGAAAGAAGCAGAGGGTCTTCCCGATCACCGAATTTCAAGCCCATGACGGATTCGATATGTTTGACGCCGTCTTCAACTTCATCTTTAATCAGCTTTGCAGTTTTTTCAGGACCTTTCTGAGTCCATTGGGTACAGGCCTCAGTTGTTATGGTAAAACCGGCAGGCACAGGAATACCAATTCGATTCATCTCGGCAAGATTGGCGCCTTTGCCGCCCAACAGATTTTTCATCTCGGTTGAGCCTTCAGCTTTTCCATCACCAAATTTGTACACATATTTTTGAGACATTCAACAACTCCTATTATTTTTTAGTTTAATATTTATGTAACTTACCGCCATCCATACTGTAATTGCCGTTATGCACCCGACCTTTTATAGTATTCATGTCCACATGCTGTATTCATATCATATTCGGGTAAGGGGCAAAGACCGGAAGAGACAGTATAGTGTATAAGATAATCATTTTTTCAGACTAAATCAATTCTCAATATTCAATTTTATTTGATTCTGGTACTCTTGCTCATTTTTCAGAATATCGATCGCTTTTTTGATCACCTCGTCGCGCTCAAATCGCGTGACATAAGACGCGTCATTCCCGAACCATTTTGCAGCCAGCTCCTGCTTGATCATAAACTTGATGTCATTTATCGATTCGCTGCGTTCTTTACTTTCAACAGATTGAAACTTGTCCCGGAGGATTTCAATCTGAGGTTCAAATTGCTCATAGAAACCGTTCCTCCTGGCTATGGTTTCCAGACTGTCCAGTTCAGCCATTCCCTCCGGACTGTATTCAAAATCACTGGTATCCACAAAGGTGAAAAATGTGTCCAGCATATCCTTATCAACAGTAAAGTCCTTTTCCGTCGGGTTGTGATCGGCGGCATAACGAAGACTAAAATTAAAAAACAGAGAATGAAACCGCAGCATGGACACATAGCGGGACAGTTTTTCATTGTCGATCTCTATATCCGGACGTATCCCGCCGCCACCATATACCTGTCTGCCGTTTTCCGTGGTATATACAGGCCGGATCGAATCTTCTTGCACGGGATCAAGCAATACCGATTCGCCGTTGCGTTTAAAGACATCAGAACGCTGGATCAGCCGTCCGCTGGGAAGGTAGTATTTTGCCGTGGTCATTTTCAGCTGATGTCTGCCTTTGCGGTCCAGAGGGATCACGTTCTGCACCAGGCCTTTTCCAAAGGTTTCATGACCGATGACCACACCCCGGTCCAAGTCCTGTATAGCCCCGGAAACGATTTCAGAGGCGGACGCAGAATATTGATCCACCAGAACAATCAGCGGTTTATTGGCGAATATCGGAATACCCTCTGTGCGGTATTCCTGATCCGTTCGCTGATTGCGTCCTTTGGTATATACAACCATGGTATTATCATCGAAAAAATTGCTCAGCACATTAACAGCCACATCGAGCAATCCGCCCGGATTGCCCCGCAGGTCCAGAATCAGACTTTCCATTCCCTGATCCAGCAGCTCTTCCAGCGCGGTTTTCACCTGTTCTCCGGCTCCGCGGTTAAACACATTCACATTAATCAGACCGATTCCGGGTTCTACCATTCCTTTGTACTGAATCACGGATATGACAATCTCATCGCGAATCAATGTGATGGAAATCGGCTCTTCCACTCCAACACGGCGAATCTTGATCCGGACTTTGGAGCCTTTTTCTTCACCACGCAGCCGCGAGGCGGTTTCCGTCAACGACAAATTTTTTGTTGATTCCCCGTCAATCTCGATTATTTTATCGCCTTCCCGAATGCTCGCCTTTTGAGCCGGACTGTTGGGAAACGGCTGTTCAGCACAGGTGGGCCAACCGTTGCGCACTGTAATGCGCATACCGACTCCATAATATTTGCCTTTTGTCATCAGTTCAATATTTTCCTGGGCTTCCTTTTTCAGATAAATCGTGTATGGGTCCAGGGCGTTCATCATACCATCAATTCCGGCCCGCATAAATGCTTCCGGATCAACCGGTTCGACATATGAGCCTACCACTTTTTTATAAACTTCACCATAGAGATGAATGTTTTCGCGAGTATCCGAATACAGATCCCGTTTGTCCTGACACATCAAGACTGTTGACCAACTCGTCAACAGCAGAAACAAAACCAATAATTTGATGCCATATTGTCTCATCAATTTTACCTTTTCATCTTTTTTTATCTTCATAAACATATTTCCAGGCGTTTATTATTTCCTTGTGAACAGTTTCAACAGAGTTATCTCCATTTACAACCATAAAGCGATCCGGATATTGTTTTGCGATATCCAGATAACCCAGCCTCACCCGGGTTTGAAACCGTATTCCTTCTGCTTCCATCCGATCCTGTTTCGTTTTGGAACGTGTTAAACGGTCAAGAGCCTTGTCGGGTTTCATATCGATATAAAAAGTATAGTCCGGCACCAGACCGCAGGAACCGATTTGGTTGGCGTGTTCGACAATATCCAGGTCAAGTTGACGGGCATATCCCTGGTACGCCGTGGTGGAATCATAAAATCGGTCACAAATGACAAACCGGCCATCGGCCAAGGCAGGTTTTATCGTTTCCTCAACCAGCTGAGCGCGCGCCGCTTCGTACAGAAGCAGTTCTGTGATTGACGACATGCCGCTATTCGCCGCGTCCAGCAGTACCTTGCGAATGGACTCGGAAACCCGGGGTCCACCGGGGTCTCGCACCACAACACTTTCAATTCCCGAATTTATCAGCGCGTCGGAAAATTTGGCCGCCTGTGTGCTCTTGCCGC
This genomic window from candidate division KSB1 bacterium contains:
- a CDS encoding S41 family peptidase; translated protein: MKIKKDEKVKLMRQYGIKLLVLFLLLTSWSTVLMCQDKRDLYSDTRENIHLYGEVYKKVVGSYVEPVDPEAFMRAGIDGMMNALDPYTIYLKKEAQENIELMTKGKYYGVGMRITVRNGWPTCAEQPFPNSPAQKASIREGDKIIEIDGESTKNLSLTETASRLRGEEKGSKVRIKIRRVGVEEPISITLIRDEIVISVIQYKGMVEPGIGLINVNVFNRGAGEQVKTALEELLDQGMESLILDLRGNPGGLLDVAVNVLSNFFDDNTMVVYTKGRNQRTDQEYRTEGIPIFANKPLIVLVDQYSASASEIVSGAIQDLDRGVVIGHETFGKGLVQNVIPLDRKGRHQLKMTTAKYYLPSGRLIQRSDVFKRNGESVLLDPVQEDSIRPVYTTENGRQVYGGGGIRPDIEIDNEKLSRYVSMLRFHSLFFNFSLRYAADHNPTEKDFTVDKDMLDTFFTFVDTSDFEYSPEGMAELDSLETIARRNGFYEQFEPQIEILRDKFQSVESKERSESINDIKFMIKQELAAKWFGNDASYVTRFERDEVIKKAIDILKNEQEYQNQIKLNIEN
- a CDS encoding GRP family sugar transporter, which encodes MVVVQSYAVAVVMCFVTMLCWGSWANTQKLASKEWKFQLFYWDYALGVLLLSLVFAFTLGSLGSLGRSFLPDLAQADASALGSAFLGGVVFNFANILIVVAIDIAGMAVAFPVGIGLALVIGVISNYLAVPVGNPVVLFGGVGFVVLAIVLDSIAYKRLSSGRQQSTAKGLLFSVIGGVAMGFFYRFVAASMSENFLHPQAGKMTPYTAVVVFAVGLLLSNFLWNTILMRKPVSGEPVSYRDYFKKGNPRLHLIGILGGIIWSIGMSFSIIAAGEAGYAISYGLGQGATMIAALWGVFIWKEFKNAPKGTTPLITLMFIFFFVGLGLIIWARVA
- the tmk gene encoding dTMP kinase encodes the protein MTQTKEKNGIFITFEGIDGSGKSTQAAKFSDALINSGIESVVVRDPGGPRVSESIRKVLLDAANSGMSSITELLLYEAARAQLVEETIKPALADGRFVICDRFYDSTTAYQGYARQLDLDIVEHANQIGSCGLVPDYTFYIDMKPDKALDRLTRSKTKQDRMEAEGIRFQTRVRLGYLDIAKQYPDRFMVVNGDNSVETVHKEIINAWKYVYEDKKR
- the ppdK gene encoding pyruvate, phosphate dikinase — translated: MSQKYVYKFGDGKAEGSTEMKNLLGGKGANLAEMNRIGIPVPAGFTITTEACTQWTQKGPEKTAKLIKDEVEDGVKHIESVMGLKFGDREDPLLLSVRSGARVSMPGMMDTVLNLGINDDAVVGLTKKSGNERFAWDSYRRFVQMYGDVVMGMKPESKEDIDPFEEIIENMKEKKGVELDTQLKVDDLKDLVKEFKAAVKRVTGQDFPTDPWEQLWGAIGAVFGSWQNERAIVYRRLNGIPGDWGTAVNVQSMVFGNMGDSSATGVAFTRDAATGEDVFNGEYLINAQGEDVVAGVRTPQEITLEGSKKWAERAEISEQERKEKYPSLEETMPKVYKQLRDVEEKLENHYKDMQDLEFTIQEGKLWLLQTRNGKRTGAAMVRMAIEMMEQGFIDEKTALMRVAPNRLDELLHPIFDMDQYKNSTVIGKGLPASPGAATGRVVFFADEAVEWKAKDEEVILVRIETSPEDLAGMDAANGILTARGGMTSHAAVVARGMGKCCVSGAGAVKINYRKREFEAEGKTFKEGDWISLNGTTGEVLEGKVATKEPEVSGTFAKLMELTEKFTKMHVRTNADTPHDSKVARDFGAKGIGLCRTEHMFFEGDRIKAMREMILSEDEKGRRKGLEKLLPYQREDFEGIFEAMDGLPVTVRLLDPPLHEFVPHEEKNQADMAKEMGVSPEKVKAKVDELAEFNPMLGHRGCRLGNTYPEITEMQARAIIEAALNCKDKGIDAKPEIMVPLIGTKAELDLQKDIITKTADKVFEERGKKIDYMVGTMIEIPRAALTADKVAESAEFFSFGTNDLTQMTFGYSRDDAGKFLPVYLDKNLLKEDPFQVLDQEGVGQLVELGTQRGRSTRPDLKVGICGEHGGEPQSVKFCAKVGMNYVSCSPFRVPIARLAAAQAALEQE
- a CDS encoding rubrerythrin family protein; its protein translation is MSTKDNLKEAFAGESQANRMYLAFAARAEKDGLHQVAKLFRAAAEAETVHALAHFRVMEGINDTIENLKAAIEGEGYEFQTMYPDFVEQAKQDGEKKAQKSFEFAMAVEKIHHDLYSKALEAVENGQDMPETPVYVCPVCGNTVEGDVPDSCPICNVPGSKFKEI
- a CDS encoding LacI family DNA-binding transcriptional regulator, with amino-acid sequence MKKPTTLQTIASDLGVSPTTVSRVLNHKADQYRISKTTRELVFSKARELHFIPNPMARGLKMQKTQTIGLVIPDISNPFFASIAKSVEQEARKYKYSIILCDSQEDMETEYASLSLLEQRKVDGMIIAPVGLQGGAIEQIHHGGTPVVIVDRYFPNTDVPFVGSDNYKGAYHAVQYLIKAGHRHIAFIQGIPDTTPNIDRLRGYRDALQASDLPFNDTLIVGDSFGEENGYLEMKILARHHPRPTAVFAASNLISLGALKALAEKGLYVPDDISMISFDEQPYSNLLKTPMTTVAQQNMEIGQIAVKILFRQISNTKLEFNKNITLSTKMIVRDSVKRINQSL
- a CDS encoding type II CAAX endopeptidase family protein, coding for MKQVKYGLLVFYGFAFMISWTFWLLMSRVVVGGSPFNPLTILLSTLGAAGPLLALLILDRIGGTHHLKTIFSTLRIRSAGKGLLALCVLALPLLRIAGNAIHALKPNASFQIIKDGPADLGWAVIPVMLIHFATAFFTSPLLEEPGWRGFALPRLQSRFGTLAGSAVVGVLWWLWHQPMNIAFGIEPSLYGFLSMLSVSFVIDSLYNRSGRNLLTAMLVHQSGGTVIMFFYQPDHNLIALLPLMLFAIALNVLSYQNTPVPESIER